From Pulveribacter suum, a single genomic window includes:
- a CDS encoding molybdopterin-containing oxidoreductase family protein produces the protein MISDDLSALAAAAPARTTTVRGACPHDCPDTCALLTTVEDGRAVRVQGNPAHASTGGVLCAKVSKYAERTNHPERILTPLKRTGPKGSGQFAPVSWDEALADIAGRLGRIAARDAQAIVPYSYAGTMGLVQGESMDRRFFHRLGASQLARTICATAGGEGLTYTLGGKVGMKVEFFAQAKLILIWGSNSIGSNLHFWRLAQQAKRDGARLVCIDPRRSETAEKCHEHIQLLPGTDAALALALMHELIAHDWLDHDYLARHTHGWEQLRARALQWPPERAAAVCGVPAAQIRQLAREYGTTRPAAIRLNYGVQRAHGGANAVRAIACLPALTGGWRHPAGGLLLSSSGHFPVQRAQLQRPDLLAGRPSRTINMVTIGDDLLRPASPTFGPKIEALVIYNSNPVAVAPDSSKVVQGFAREDVFTVVLEHFQTDTADWADYILPATTQLEHWDVHLAYGHTDALLNRPAIAPLGGSRSNAQIFRDLAAHMGFTEPCFADSDEALCRQAYGDAVDFALLAEQGFAPLAVPDAPFAEGGFPTPSGKCEFWSDRLAARGLDPLPAYIPNHEAPGSSSLYPLAMISPPARNFLNSTFVNLKSLRDIEGRPLVEIHSQDAGARGIADGDLVRVFNGRGSHECHAVVGERARPGVVNGLGIWWRKLGVNGTNVNELTSQALTDLGDGPTFYDCLVEVERLPAPL, from the coding sequence ATGATCTCTGACGACCTCTCCGCCCTGGCTGCGGCCGCCCCCGCGCGGACGACCACCGTGCGCGGCGCCTGCCCGCACGACTGCCCCGACACCTGCGCGCTGCTGACCACCGTGGAGGACGGGCGCGCCGTGCGCGTGCAGGGCAACCCGGCGCACGCCAGCACGGGCGGCGTGCTGTGCGCCAAGGTCTCGAAGTACGCCGAGCGCACGAACCACCCCGAGCGCATCCTCACCCCGCTCAAGCGCACGGGCCCCAAGGGCAGCGGGCAGTTCGCCCCCGTATCGTGGGACGAGGCGCTGGCCGACATCGCCGGGCGCTTGGGGCGGATCGCCGCGCGCGATGCGCAGGCCATCGTGCCCTACAGCTACGCCGGCACCATGGGCCTGGTGCAGGGCGAGAGCATGGACCGGCGCTTCTTCCACCGCCTGGGCGCCTCGCAGCTGGCGCGCACCATTTGCGCCACCGCCGGCGGCGAGGGCCTGACCTACACCCTGGGCGGCAAGGTGGGCATGAAGGTGGAGTTTTTCGCCCAGGCCAAGCTGATCCTGATCTGGGGCAGCAACTCGATCGGCAGCAACCTGCACTTTTGGCGCCTGGCGCAGCAGGCCAAGAGGGACGGCGCACGCCTGGTGTGCATCGACCCGCGCAGGAGCGAGACGGCCGAGAAGTGCCACGAGCACATCCAGCTGCTGCCCGGCACCGACGCCGCCCTGGCCCTGGCGCTGATGCACGAGCTGATCGCCCACGACTGGCTGGACCACGACTACCTGGCCCGCCACACGCATGGGTGGGAGCAGCTGCGCGCGCGCGCATTGCAATGGCCGCCCGAGCGCGCCGCCGCCGTGTGCGGCGTGCCGGCGGCGCAGATCCGCCAGCTGGCGCGCGAGTACGGCACCACGCGCCCGGCCGCCATCCGGCTGAACTACGGCGTGCAGCGCGCCCACGGCGGCGCCAATGCCGTGCGCGCCATCGCCTGCCTGCCGGCGCTCACGGGCGGCTGGCGCCACCCGGCCGGCGGCCTGCTGCTGTCCAGCTCCGGGCACTTTCCGGTGCAGCGCGCGCAGCTGCAGCGCCCCGACCTGCTGGCCGGGCGGCCCAGCCGCACCATCAACATGGTGACCATCGGCGACGACCTGCTGCGGCCCGCCTCGCCCACATTCGGGCCGAAGATCGAGGCGCTCGTCATCTACAACAGCAACCCGGTGGCGGTGGCGCCCGACTCCTCCAAGGTGGTGCAGGGCTTTGCCCGCGAGGATGTGTTCACCGTGGTGCTGGAGCACTTCCAGACCGATACCGCCGACTGGGCCGACTACATCCTGCCAGCCACCACGCAGCTGGAGCACTGGGACGTGCACCTGGCCTACGGCCACACCGACGCGCTGCTGAACCGCCCGGCCATTGCGCCGCTGGGCGGCTCGCGCAGCAACGCGCAGATCTTTCGCGACCTGGCCGCGCACATGGGTTTCACCGAGCCCTGCTTTGCCGACAGCGACGAGGCGCTGTGCCGCCAGGCCTATGGCGATGCGGTGGACTTCGCCCTGCTGGCCGAGCAGGGCTTCGCCCCGCTGGCCGTGCCCGACGCGCCCTTTGCCGAGGGCGGCTTTCCCACGCCCTCGGGCAAGTGCGAGTTCTGGAGCGACCGGCTGGCCGCGCGCGGGCTGGACCCGCTGCCCGCCTACATCCCCAACCACGAGGCGCCGGGCAGCTCCAGCCTGTACCCGCTGGCCATGATTTCGCCGCCGGCGCGCAACTTCCTGAACTCCACCTTCGTCAACCTCAAGAGCCTGCGCGACATCGAGGGCCGCCCGCTGGTGGAGATCCACTCGCAGGACGCGGGCGCGCGCGGCATCGCCGATGGCGACCTGGTGCGCGTGTTCAACGGCCGCGGCAGCCACGAGTGCCACGCCGTGGTGGGCGAGCGCGCCCGGCCGGGCGTGGTCAACGGCCTGGGGATCTGGTGGCGCAAGCTGGGCGTGAACGGCACCAACGTGAACGAGCTGACCAGCCAGGCGCTGACCGACCTCGGGGACGGGCCGACCTTCTACGACTGCCTGGTGGAGGTGGAGCGGCTGCCGGCACCGCTTTGA
- a CDS encoding Bug family tripartite tricarboxylate transporter substrate binding protein, with protein sequence MQRRQLLAALGAAPLAPFATLAHAQGGWPAQPIRWVVPYPPGGGTDVLARTVAEALRSELGQQIVVDNRPGASTNIGSQAVASARPDGYTVMSADNALLAYNEHLFSKLPFSPEKDFTYVAGLSRFPLALVVHPDFPARTLQDFLAHVRARPGEVNYASPGNGSPHHLAMEMFKHRTGTFLTHIPYRGAAPAMQDVMGGQVPCMFLDLAAGLPVIQSGKVRALAIGSAQRVPALPDLPTLAEAGVADSEVYAFQGVLAPAGLPAEVTTRLNAAVNQALKAPAVVQRMQAFGMEPLPGTPAQFRALARAEAKRWGPIIRATGVKLD encoded by the coding sequence ATGCAACGCAGACAGCTGCTCGCGGCCCTGGGCGCCGCGCCTTTGGCCCCCTTCGCCACCCTGGCCCACGCCCAGGGCGGCTGGCCGGCCCAGCCCATCCGCTGGGTCGTGCCCTATCCGCCCGGCGGCGGCACCGACGTGCTGGCGCGCACCGTGGCCGAGGCGCTGCGCTCCGAGCTGGGCCAGCAGATTGTGGTGGACAACCGCCCCGGCGCGTCCACCAACATCGGCAGCCAGGCCGTGGCCAGCGCCCGGCCCGACGGCTACACCGTGATGTCGGCCGACAACGCCCTGCTGGCCTACAACGAACACCTGTTCAGCAAGCTGCCCTTCAGCCCCGAGAAGGACTTCACCTACGTCGCCGGCCTGTCGCGCTTTCCGTTAGCGCTGGTGGTGCACCCGGACTTTCCGGCGCGCACGCTCCAGGACTTCCTGGCCCACGTGCGCGCCCGCCCGGGCGAGGTCAACTACGCCTCGCCCGGCAACGGCTCGCCGCACCACCTGGCCATGGAGATGTTCAAGCACCGCACCGGCACCTTCCTGACCCACATTCCCTACCGCGGCGCGGCGCCTGCCATGCAGGACGTGATGGGCGGGCAGGTGCCCTGCATGTTTCTGGACCTGGCGGCCGGGCTGCCGGTCATCCAGTCGGGCAAGGTGCGGGCGCTGGCCATCGGCTCGGCCCAGCGCGTGCCGGCCCTGCCCGACCTGCCCACGCTGGCTGAAGCCGGCGTGGCCGATTCCGAGGTCTATGCCTTCCAGGGCGTGCTGGCGCCGGCCGGCCTGCCGGCGGAGGTCACCACACGGCTGAACGCCGCCGTCAACCAGGCGCTGAAGGCCCCGGCCGTGGTGCAGCGCATGCAGGCCTTCGGCATGGAGCCGCTGCCCGGCACGCCGGCGCAGTTCCGCGCCCTGGCGCGGGCCGAGGCGAAGCGCTGGGGGCCCATCATCCGGGCCACGGGCGTCAAGCTCGATTGA
- a CDS encoding fumarylacetoacetate hydrolase family protein yields the protein MKLATYKDGSRDGQLVVVSRDLSQAHYASGIANRLQQVLDDWNFLAPQLADLSAELNAGRALHAFAFEPGRCMAPLPRAHQWVQALAYPAHVRRLRQALGASGEAPLTQPLLLQGASDDFLGPCDALALPGPQSGLDFGAQLAVATGDVERGADPEQARAGVRLLALANAFSLRLLMAAEQALGLGCVQSLPATAFSPVAVTPDELGEAWQGGRVQLQLQCAVNGRRFGMGEAGQDMAFDFGQLLAHLARTRRLRAGTLVGSGPVANAGTELGHACIADKRAVEASEAGRARTGYLRHGDSVRIEMKNRAGHSVFGAIDQDVAMPA from the coding sequence ATGAAACTTGCCACCTACAAGGATGGATCGCGCGACGGCCAGCTGGTCGTCGTCTCGCGCGATCTGAGCCAGGCCCATTATGCGAGCGGCATCGCCAACCGCCTGCAGCAGGTGCTGGACGACTGGAACTTCCTGGCGCCCCAGCTGGCCGACCTGAGCGCGGAGCTCAACGCCGGCCGCGCCCTGCACGCCTTTGCCTTCGAGCCGGGGCGCTGCATGGCCCCGCTGCCGCGCGCCCACCAGTGGGTGCAGGCGCTGGCCTATCCGGCCCATGTGCGGCGGCTGCGCCAGGCGCTGGGCGCCAGCGGCGAGGCGCCGCTGACCCAGCCGCTGCTGCTGCAGGGCGCCAGCGACGACTTCCTGGGCCCCTGCGACGCGCTGGCGCTGCCCGGTCCGCAAAGCGGTCTGGACTTCGGCGCGCAGCTGGCTGTCGCCACCGGCGACGTGGAGCGCGGCGCCGACCCCGAGCAGGCGCGCGCGGGCGTGCGCCTGCTGGCGCTGGCCAACGCCTTCAGCCTGCGCCTGCTGATGGCGGCCGAGCAGGCGCTGGGTCTCGGCTGCGTGCAGTCGCTGCCGGCCACCGCCTTCAGCCCCGTGGCCGTCACGCCCGACGAGCTGGGCGAAGCCTGGCAGGGCGGCCGGGTGCAGCTGCAGCTGCAGTGCGCCGTGAACGGCCGGCGCTTTGGCATGGGCGAGGCGGGGCAGGACATGGCGTTCGACTTCGGCCAGCTGCTGGCCCACCTGGCGCGCACCCGGCGGCTGCGCGCCGGCACGCTGGTGGGCAGCGGCCCGGTGGCCAACGCCGGCACCGAGCTGGGCCATGCCTGCATCGCCGACAAGCGCGCCGTGGAGGCGTCCGAGGCCGGGCGCGCCCGCACCGGCTACCTGCGCCACGGCGACAGCGTGCGCATCGAGATGAAGAACCGCGCCGGCCACAGCGTTTTCGGCGCCATCGACCAGGACGTTGCCATGCCAGCTTGA
- a CDS encoding DUF3108 domain-containing protein, with the protein MPRRPLILLTALVVAAHWLALGGLSLGSGAPAKAGEALAFRTRLVEPPAPPPPPAAAEPPPAPRPAPKPRPRPRPAPPPPPPAPPAPAPEAVPQAAVPQPADAPDPHELLAAAPPADMPPEMPAETPASDPAAEAAGAAQPAAEPASAPAEAAPAAAPASAPASDAAPPAVQADTGTAPQANAGVEITPPGAGSAPASAEAPPVRVPASVRLDFEVTGQAKRFAYSASAELSWRQDGQRYEARQQVKAFLLGARSQTSTGRITSAGLQPERFGDKARSERAAHFDFGRHEATFSANAPPAPIGDGAQDRLSVFIQLGSLLAAAPQRYPPGTRITLTTVGTKSADRWTFTVEGPETLQLPAGPTPALKLQRVPPPGKDYDQKAELWLGTQLGYLPVRIRITQASGDFVDLALSGHEGQ; encoded by the coding sequence ATGCCGCGCCGCCCGCTGATCCTGCTGACTGCACTGGTAGTGGCCGCGCACTGGCTGGCCCTGGGCGGCCTGTCGCTGGGCAGCGGTGCGCCCGCCAAGGCGGGCGAGGCGCTGGCCTTTCGCACCCGCCTGGTCGAGCCCCCTGCCCCACCACCGCCGCCCGCCGCCGCCGAACCCCCGCCAGCCCCGCGGCCGGCGCCCAAGCCCCGACCCAGGCCGCGCCCGGCGCCGCCACCCCCACCACCCGCACCGCCTGCACCGGCCCCCGAGGCCGTCCCGCAAGCCGCGGTGCCGCAGCCCGCCGACGCACCCGACCCGCACGAGCTGCTGGCTGCGGCCCCGCCGGCCGATATGCCGCCAGAGATGCCTGCCGAGACGCCGGCCAGCGACCCGGCCGCCGAGGCGGCCGGCGCAGCACAGCCTGCCGCCGAGCCCGCCAGCGCGCCCGCCGAAGCAGCCCCTGCTGCAGCCCCTGCCTCTGCACCCGCCAGCGACGCCGCGCCGCCAGCCGTCCAGGCGGACACCGGCACCGCCCCGCAGGCCAACGCCGGCGTGGAGATCACCCCGCCCGGCGCCGGCAGCGCGCCCGCCAGCGCCGAGGCGCCGCCGGTGCGCGTGCCCGCGTCCGTCCGGCTGGACTTCGAGGTGACGGGCCAGGCCAAGCGCTTTGCGTACAGCGCCAGCGCCGAGCTGAGCTGGCGCCAGGACGGCCAGCGCTATGAGGCGCGCCAGCAGGTCAAGGCCTTCTTGCTGGGCGCGCGCTCGCAGACCAGCACCGGGCGCATCACCTCCGCCGGCCTGCAGCCCGAGCGCTTCGGCGACAAGGCGCGCAGCGAGCGCGCGGCGCATTTCGACTTCGGGCGCCACGAGGCAACCTTCAGCGCCAACGCGCCGCCCGCGCCCATCGGCGACGGCGCGCAGGACCGCCTGAGCGTGTTCATCCAGCTGGGCAGCCTGCTGGCGGCCGCGCCGCAGCGCTACCCGCCGGGCACGCGCATCACGCTGACCACCGTGGGCACCAAGAGCGCCGACCGCTGGACTTTCACCGTTGAAGGCCCCGAGACGCTGCAGCTGCCCGCCGGCCCCACGCCGGCGCTGAAGCTGCAGCGCGTGCCGCCGCCCGGCAAGGACTACGACCAGAAGGCCGAGCTGTGGCTGGGCACGCAGCTGGGCTACCTGCCGGTGCGCATCCGCATCACCCAGGCCAGCGGCGACTTTGTCGATCTGGCGCTGAGCGGCCACGAGGGCCAATGA
- a CDS encoding BTH_I0359 family protein: MNMLYDSDSFVVVHMQPVADLHTAEDGSQQPQLARHGFEIVDKRSGKEVYLDGSWAEMFQQQILAWQLNAPTEQEVEDTLDGYVGLAQNPVVIH, translated from the coding sequence ATGAACATGCTCTACGACTCCGACTCCTTCGTGGTGGTCCACATGCAGCCGGTGGCCGACCTGCACACGGCGGAAGACGGCTCGCAGCAGCCCCAGCTGGCGCGCCACGGCTTCGAGATCGTGGACAAGCGCTCGGGCAAGGAGGTCTATCTGGATGGCTCCTGGGCCGAGATGTTCCAGCAGCAGATCCTGGCCTGGCAGCTCAACGCCCCCACCGAGCAGGAGGTGGAGGACACGCTGGACGGTTACGTGGGCCTGGCGCAAAACCCGGTGGTCATCCACTGA
- a CDS encoding hemerythrin domain-containing protein, with protein sequence MTGARVSLPGVRSPGAGFDEPFAMLEACHERVRRSLDLLARLRQYLQDTGWDESAAQAARDVLRYFDIAAPLHHEDEELHVFPPLLAGTPEQGVAQLVRQLQSDHVQMAERWAAARGALQALGEGSIRALAPGQEAALERFAHSYESHMRHEDATIYPAARALLDAETQQAMGQEMAQRRGASGSLSK encoded by the coding sequence ATGACCGGCGCCCGCGTATCCCTGCCCGGCGTGCGCAGCCCCGGGGCGGGCTTTGATGAGCCCTTTGCCATGCTGGAGGCCTGCCACGAGCGCGTGCGCCGCTCGCTGGACCTGCTGGCGCGCCTGCGCCAGTACCTGCAGGACACGGGCTGGGACGAATCCGCCGCCCAGGCTGCGCGCGACGTGCTGCGCTACTTCGACATCGCCGCGCCGCTGCATCACGAGGACGAGGAGCTGCACGTCTTTCCGCCGCTACTGGCCGGCACGCCCGAGCAGGGCGTGGCGCAGCTGGTGCGCCAGCTGCAGAGCGACCACGTGCAGATGGCCGAGCGCTGGGCCGCCGCGCGCGGCGCGCTGCAGGCACTGGGCGAGGGCTCCATACGCGCCCTCGCGCCCGGGCAGGAAGCAGCGCTGGAGCGCTTTGCGCACAGCTACGAGAGCCACATGCGGCACGAGGACGCCACCATCTACCCGGCCGCCCGCGCCTTGCTGGATGCCGAGACGCAGCAGGCCATGGGGCAGGAGATGGCGCAGCGCCGCGGCGCTTCGGGTTCGCTCTCTAAATAA
- a CDS encoding ribonucleotide reductase subunit alpha: MNEIRHFDDLLQAARAQRERQRLLLVFAGSELPDGATAAQRAGFDRGEGGALVPLMCVDKWPDEAESFAAVVRESSEYELPDQPWRLVFAAALSGDIDQGPSDAQTDQALNRMVEAIKSGDLGGYLPFDREGRPVALGRQQG; the protein is encoded by the coding sequence ATGAACGAGATCCGCCATTTCGACGACCTGCTGCAGGCCGCCCGCGCGCAGCGCGAGCGCCAGCGCCTGCTGCTGGTTTTTGCCGGCTCCGAGCTGCCGGACGGCGCCACGGCCGCGCAGCGCGCGGGTTTCGACCGCGGCGAGGGCGGCGCCCTGGTGCCGCTGATGTGCGTGGACAAGTGGCCCGACGAGGCCGAATCGTTTGCCGCCGTGGTGCGCGAGTCCAGCGAATACGAATTGCCCGACCAGCCCTGGCGGCTGGTGTTTGCCGCCGCGCTGTCGGGCGACATCGACCAGGGCCCCAGCGATGCCCAGACCGACCAGGCGCTGAACCGCATGGTCGAGGCCATCAAGAGCGGCGACCTGGGCGGCTATCTGCCTTTTGACCGCGAGGGCCGCCCGGTGGCGCTGGGCCGCCAGCAGGGATGA
- a CDS encoding nitroreductase family protein yields MPRRLAAPGPGGAQLQAILEAARHAPDHGCLLPWRFILVPQDARAALGQAFVQALLQRDPQAGPDEQARARDKAGRAPVLLLAVVDEGAADAPIAAPERWLSAGCALHGMLLMATALGYGSALTSGRALAAPALRALFALAPYERAACFLSIGTVLSRKPARQRPAPARYVTTLMAPGGGVHPWPEHDRAIPDKPSDSHSEVTTP; encoded by the coding sequence ATGCCCCGGCGCCTGGCCGCCCCCGGCCCCGGGGGCGCGCAGCTGCAGGCCATCCTGGAGGCCGCGCGCCACGCGCCGGACCACGGCTGCCTGCTGCCCTGGCGCTTCATCCTGGTGCCGCAGGACGCGCGCGCCGCGCTGGGCCAGGCCTTCGTGCAGGCCCTGCTGCAGCGCGACCCGCAGGCCGGCCCTGACGAGCAGGCGCGCGCCCGCGACAAGGCCGGCCGCGCGCCCGTGCTGCTGCTGGCCGTGGTGGACGAAGGCGCCGCCGACGCGCCCATTGCTGCGCCTGAGCGCTGGCTGTCCGCCGGCTGCGCGCTGCACGGCATGCTGCTCATGGCCACCGCCCTGGGCTATGGCTCGGCGCTGACCAGCGGCCGGGCGCTCGCGGCGCCCGCCCTGCGCGCGCTGTTCGCGCTGGCCCCGTACGAGCGCGCCGCCTGCTTTCTCAGCATCGGCACCGTACTGTCGCGCAAGCCTGCGCGCCAGCGCCCGGCGCCGGCCCGGTACGTGACCACGCTGATGGCCCCAGGCGGCGGCGTGCATCCCTGGCCGGAGCATGATCGGGCGATTCCAGACAAGCCATCAGACAGCCACAGCGAGGTAACAACGCCATGA
- a CDS encoding carbonic anhydrase: protein MDQPPGAVPDELLQRLQRFHSQYFPLHQQRFQDLVAQGQAPKTLFIGCSDSRLVPYLLTGTGPGELFMVRNVGAFVPPYDGSHGHHGTAAAIEFAVLSLEVSRIIVCGHSHCGAIKAMYGEVPPEAQNLQRWLDLGRGAVLPVQPCDEALRRTEERAVVLQLERLMDYPMVRSRVEQGRISLHGWHYVIEEGEVHVFDVEHGGFVAASRAQCSGTGPYAPYVEHDGQVLVDC, encoded by the coding sequence ATGGACCAGCCCCCCGGCGCCGTGCCCGACGAGCTGCTGCAGCGACTGCAGCGCTTTCACTCGCAGTACTTTCCGCTGCACCAGCAGCGCTTCCAGGACCTGGTGGCCCAGGGCCAGGCGCCGAAGACGCTGTTCATCGGCTGCTCGGACTCGCGCCTGGTGCCCTACCTGCTCACCGGCACCGGGCCGGGCGAGCTGTTCATGGTGCGCAACGTGGGCGCCTTCGTGCCGCCCTATGACGGCTCGCACGGCCACCACGGCACGGCCGCGGCCATCGAGTTCGCCGTGCTCAGCCTGGAGGTCAGTCGCATCATCGTCTGCGGCCACAGCCACTGCGGCGCCATCAAGGCGATGTACGGCGAGGTGCCGCCCGAGGCGCAGAACCTGCAGCGCTGGCTGGACTTGGGCCGCGGCGCCGTGCTGCCCGTGCAGCCGTGCGACGAGGCCCTGCGCCGCACCGAGGAGCGCGCTGTGGTGCTGCAGCTGGAGCGCCTGATGGACTACCCCATGGTGCGCAGCCGCGTCGAACAGGGCCGCATCAGCCTGCATGGCTGGCACTACGTGATCGAGGAAGGCGAGGTGCACGTGTTCGATGTCGAGCATGGCGGCTTTGTCGCCGCCTCGCGCGCGCAGTGCAGCGGCACCGGCCCCTACGCGCCCTACGTCGAGCACGACGGCCAGGTGCTGGTGGACTGCTGA
- a CDS encoding peptidylprolyl isomerase — translation MNATTLPSIQASINGVTLAEPNEQITPEELRQRACTELLRQAAQKDGLLAQDDPAPQAGAFSEAASEAIERWLEQHLNVPEPTEEACRRHHAAHAARYRRGERVHVRHILFGVTPGVDVGALRSRAEACLLDVRCHDGSSAEDAFARAARELSNCPTGAQGGELGWLTAEEFAPEMAQEIFGRAEVGVLPRLVHSRFGLHVVEVLQRDPGVEEPYESVRGAVQLALRQQSWITALRQCLQLLAAEADVQGVELDEASSPLVQ, via the coding sequence ATGAACGCGACCACCCTGCCTTCCATCCAAGCCAGCATCAACGGCGTGACGCTCGCCGAACCGAACGAGCAGATCACGCCCGAGGAGCTGCGCCAGCGCGCCTGCACCGAGCTGCTGCGCCAGGCCGCCCAGAAGGACGGCCTGCTGGCCCAGGACGACCCGGCGCCGCAGGCCGGCGCCTTCAGCGAAGCCGCCAGCGAAGCCATCGAGCGCTGGCTGGAGCAGCACCTGAACGTGCCCGAGCCCACCGAAGAGGCCTGCCGGCGCCACCACGCCGCGCACGCCGCACGCTACCGGCGCGGCGAGCGTGTGCACGTGCGCCACATCCTGTTCGGCGTGACGCCGGGCGTGGACGTAGGCGCGCTGCGCTCGCGTGCCGAGGCCTGTCTGCTGGACGTGCGCTGCCATGACGGCAGCAGCGCCGAAGATGCCTTCGCCCGCGCCGCGCGCGAGCTGTCCAACTGCCCCACCGGGGCGCAGGGCGGCGAGCTGGGCTGGCTGACGGCCGAGGAATTCGCCCCCGAGATGGCGCAGGAGATCTTCGGGCGGGCCGAAGTCGGCGTGCTGCCGCGCCTGGTGCACAGCCGCTTTGGCCTGCATGTGGTCGAAGTGCTGCAGCGCGACCCCGGCGTCGAGGAGCCTTACGAATCGGTGCGCGGCGCCGTGCAGCTGGCGCTGCGCCAGCAGTCGTGGATCACGGCGCTGCGCCAGTGCCTGCAGCTGCTGGCCGCCGAGGCCGACGTGCAGGGCGTGGAGCTGGACGAAGCCAGCTCGCCGCTGGTGCAATAG
- the narI gene encoding respiratory nitrate reductase subunit gamma → MDSMYRFLFQVYPYVCFVVFVVGSLIRFDQNQYSWKSDSSQMLRSGLLRWGSNLFHFGILFLFFGHMVGLFTPHSVYGVFMSAQTKQMLAVTAGGIAGAICFVGLTMLLVRRLTDPRIRYTSHPTDIAVLVVLWVQLSLGLLTLPQSLQHTDGSAMLILADWAQRIVTLRPVDAAALAGLHWSFLVHIVLGVTIFLLFPFSRLVHVWSGFASVFYLLRPYQVVRARRLNVPAGQNLPGQPSAVPSPAVADAIDNPRAVR, encoded by the coding sequence ATGGACTCGATGTACCGCTTCCTCTTCCAGGTCTATCCCTACGTGTGCTTCGTGGTGTTCGTGGTGGGCAGCCTGATCCGTTTCGACCAGAACCAGTACAGCTGGAAGAGCGATTCCTCGCAGATGCTGCGCAGCGGCCTGCTGCGCTGGGGCAGCAACCTGTTTCACTTCGGCATTTTGTTCCTGTTCTTCGGGCACATGGTGGGCCTGTTCACGCCGCACAGCGTGTACGGCGTCTTCATGAGCGCGCAGACCAAGCAGATGCTGGCCGTCACCGCCGGCGGCATCGCCGGCGCCATCTGCTTCGTGGGCCTGACCATGCTGCTGGTGCGCCGCCTCACCGACCCGCGCATCCGCTACACCAGCCACCCCACCGACATTGCCGTGCTGGTGGTGCTGTGGGTGCAGCTGTCGCTGGGCCTGCTCACGCTGCCGCAATCGCTGCAGCACACCGACGGCAGCGCCATGCTGATCCTGGCCGACTGGGCCCAGCGCATCGTCACGCTGCGCCCGGTGGACGCCGCAGCGCTGGCCGGGCTGCACTGGTCGTTCCTGGTGCACATCGTGCTGGGCGTGACCATCTTCCTGCTGTTTCCCTTCAGCCGGCTGGTACACGTGTGGAGCGGCTTTGCCTCGGTGTTCTACCTGCTGCGCCCCTACCAGGTGGTGCGCGCACGGCGCCTGAACGTGCCGGCAGGCCAGAACCTGCCCGGCCAGCCCAGCGCCGTGCCCTCGCCCGCGGTGGCCGACGCCATCGACAACCCCCGCGCTGTACGGTAA
- the narJ gene encoding nitrate reductase molybdenum cofactor assembly chaperone → MQEPHNIPVTQRVAGRHPGAVTLRVLAALLGYPDAALREHLYEMESLVAADGVLNARHRASLAALVRHLQASDALTAETEYVELFDRGRSTSLYLFEHVHGDSRDRGPAMIDLGETYAKAGLLLVEDELPDYLPAVLEFVSTQPPREAKGFLGEIAHLLDAVHAALVQRASPYAAALAALLELAGHKPQTGIDVPPEPPIDESWEEPAAFDGCSSAGQARPGQPQPVHIVRNNPSRIQGA, encoded by the coding sequence ATGCAGGAGCCGCACAACATTCCGGTGACGCAGCGGGTTGCCGGCCGCCACCCCGGCGCCGTCACGCTGCGCGTGCTGGCCGCGCTGCTGGGCTACCCCGACGCCGCGCTGCGCGAACACCTGTACGAGATGGAGTCGCTGGTGGCCGCGGACGGCGTGCTGAACGCACGCCACCGCGCCAGCCTGGCCGCATTGGTGCGCCACCTGCAGGCCAGCGACGCGCTCACCGCCGAGACCGAGTACGTGGAGCTGTTCGACCGCGGCCGCTCCACCTCGCTGTACTTGTTCGAACACGTGCATGGCGACTCGCGCGACCGGGGCCCGGCCATGATCGACCTGGGCGAGACCTATGCCAAGGCCGGCCTGCTGCTGGTCGAGGACGAGCTGCCCGACTACCTGCCGGCGGTACTGGAATTCGTCTCCACCCAGCCCCCGCGCGAGGCCAAGGGCTTCCTGGGCGAGATAGCGCACCTGCTGGACGCCGTGCATGCCGCCCTGGTCCAGCGCGCCAGCCCCTACGCCGCCGCGCTGGCCGCACTGCTGGAGCTGGCCGGGCACAAGCCGCAGACCGGCATCGACGTGCCGCCCGAGCCCCCCATCGACGAAAGCTGGGAGGAGCCCGCCGCGTTCGACGGCTGCTCGTCCGCCGGCCAGGCCCGCCCGGGCCAGCCCCAGCCCGTGCACATCGTGCGCAACAACCCCTCACGTATCCAAGGAGCTTGA